Proteins from a single region of Barnesiella propionica:
- a CDS encoding S8 family serine peptidase, translated as MKNLFVTFLFSILICLSGQSAFKYRIWLSDKGDTPYSLEYPEAYLSEKAIARREKQNISVDSTDFPVSPVYIDRIKDTGLKILVTSRWLNTVTVYSEEGKEADALQKLPFIDKVECVWRDDLENPVLRKSRYMEKTESSSYGVSYEQIALHNGDKLHTAGYTGSGMTIAVIDAGFQNVDMNRTFDQARIKGTRDFVTGVFDYRNSDKHGAQVLSAMLSCWEGMYMGTAPGADYWLLRSEDNDSEFPVEEDYWTAAIEYADSVGVDIVTSSLGYYTFDDTSMNHCWDELDGRTTYISKAAGIGASKGLLIFSSAGNEGSSLWRKITFPADVESVITVGAISRDLRPAYFTGVGFCQDGRVKPDVTGIGDQTFLISPGGAIVTESGTSFSTPIIAGLSACLWQALPHLSASEMRDVIRKSGSTYSAPDSLRGYGVPDFYQAYVASGTEEIGINIPEVQCYDSGNKLTFVLKNWKHSGNVRLGLYSPDGRNRCVALFHDNSLSVSSAVVPPGIYVWAVWDDLNKVQGKIIKR; from the coding sequence ATGAAAAATCTGTTCGTTACATTTTTGTTCAGTATATTAATCTGTTTGTCCGGTCAATCGGCATTTAAGTATCGTATATGGTTATCGGATAAGGGAGACACCCCTTATTCACTGGAGTATCCCGAAGCGTATTTGTCGGAAAAAGCGATTGCGAGGCGGGAAAAACAAAATATTTCCGTTGACAGTACCGACTTTCCCGTCTCTCCTGTTTATATAGATCGTATTAAAGATACCGGACTGAAAATACTTGTTACCTCCCGTTGGCTCAATACGGTGACTGTTTATTCCGAAGAAGGAAAAGAAGCGGATGCATTACAAAAATTACCTTTTATAGATAAAGTTGAATGTGTATGGCGGGATGATCTGGAAAATCCGGTGCTACGGAAATCCCGGTATATGGAAAAAACGGAATCTTCCTCCTATGGAGTTTCTTATGAGCAAATAGCTTTACATAACGGGGATAAACTGCATACCGCCGGTTATACAGGTAGCGGCATGACAATCGCCGTTATCGATGCCGGATTCCAGAATGTAGATATGAACAGAACATTTGATCAGGCCCGTATCAAAGGGACGAGAGATTTCGTAACCGGAGTTTTTGATTACCGGAATTCCGATAAACACGGCGCCCAGGTTTTGTCCGCTATGTTAAGCTGCTGGGAAGGCATGTATATGGGTACTGCTCCCGGTGCCGATTACTGGTTGTTGCGTAGTGAGGATAACGATTCGGAATTTCCGGTCGAAGAAGATTATTGGACAGCCGCTATCGAATATGCCGATAGTGTGGGAGTAGATATAGTAACGAGTTCGTTAGGCTATTATACGTTCGATGACACTTCGATGAATCATTGTTGGGATGAATTGGACGGTCGTACGACCTATATCAGCAAGGCAGCCGGAATAGGAGCGTCGAAGGGGCTTCTTATCTTTTCCAGTGCGGGGAATGAAGGTTCTTCATTGTGGCGGAAAATTACATTTCCTGCAGATGTGGAATCTGTAATTACCGTGGGTGCGATCAGCAGAGATTTACGCCCTGCCTATTTTACCGGAGTAGGATTTTGCCAGGACGGCAGAGTGAAGCCCGATGTGACCGGTATCGGGGACCAGACTTTTTTAATAAGTCCGGGAGGGGCTATTGTTACTGAATCCGGGACATCTTTTTCCACTCCTATTATTGCCGGATTATCTGCTTGCCTCTGGCAAGCGCTTCCGCATCTTTCTGCCTCGGAAATGAGAGATGTTATAAGAAAAAGCGGTTCTACTTATTCTGCTCCCGATTCTTTGAGGGGGTATGGTGTTCCGGATTTTTATCAGGCGTATGTAGCTTCGGGTACGGAAGAGATAGGAATTAATATACCTGAGGTGCAGTGTTATGATTCCGGTAATAAACTGACCTTCGTATTAAAGAACTGGAAACACTCCGGGAATGTACGTTTAGGATTGTATTCTCCTGACGGAAGAAACCGGTGTGTGGCGCTTTTTCATGACAATAGTTTGTCTGTTTCGTCTGCAGTCGTTCCTCCGGGAATCTATGTGTGGGCCGTATGGGATGATCTTAATAAAGTACAGGGTAAAATAATAAAACGGTAG
- the gltX gene encoding glutamate--tRNA ligase, whose protein sequence is MSERKVRVRFAPSPTGALHIGGVRTALYNYLFARQHGGDMIFRIEDTDSQRFVPGAEAYIIESLEWLGIKFDEGVSYGGEYGPYRQSERKEIYRKYVDRLLENGKAYIAFDTPEELDAKRQEVSNFQYDASTRMQMRNSLTLSKDEVNALIAEGKQYVVRFKIEPGEDIQVNDLIRGEVVINSSVLDDKVLYKSADNLPTYHLANIVDDHLMEVSHVIRGEEWLPSAPLHVLLYRAFGWEDTMPRFAHLPLLLKPDGKGKLSKRDGDRLGFPVFPLEWHDPKTGEVSSGYRESGYLPEAVVNFLALLGWNPGNDQEIMSMDELVRLFSLEKCSKSGAKFDYEKGKWFNHKYIQLKSDEELADLFLPLLAEKGITADKSVVARIISLVKGRVSFVKELWDQTAFFFIAPDTYEEKSVKKRWKEETPAQMTELIDILESLPDFTSAPAEKEVLTWIEGKGYHLGNVMNAFRLAVVGECKGPHMFDITEIMGKDETISRIRKAIERLS, encoded by the coding sequence ATGTCGGAAAGAAAAGTACGGGTGCGGTTCGCACCTAGTCCTACGGGAGCTTTACATATAGGTGGTGTGCGTACTGCCCTTTATAATTATTTGTTCGCCCGTCAGCATGGCGGTGATATGATCTTTCGTATAGAAGATACCGATTCCCAGCGTTTTGTTCCGGGAGCGGAAGCGTATATAATCGAATCGCTGGAATGGCTGGGCATCAAATTTGACGAGGGTGTCAGCTACGGAGGAGAATACGGTCCGTACCGCCAGAGCGAACGGAAAGAAATTTATCGTAAGTATGTAGACCGCCTTTTGGAGAACGGTAAAGCTTATATTGCTTTCGATACACCCGAAGAACTGGATGCAAAACGTCAGGAAGTTTCTAATTTTCAATATGATGCTTCTACCCGTATGCAAATGCGCAATTCTTTGACTTTATCGAAAGACGAAGTAAATGCACTTATCGCTGAGGGGAAACAGTATGTTGTACGTTTCAAAATAGAACCGGGAGAAGATATTCAGGTGAATGACCTTATCCGTGGGGAAGTCGTTATTAATTCGTCTGTACTGGACGATAAAGTTTTATATAAATCGGCCGATAATCTGCCGACCTATCATCTGGCTAATATTGTGGATGATCATCTGATGGAAGTTTCTCATGTGATCCGGGGGGAGGAATGGCTGCCTTCGGCTCCGTTGCATGTCTTGCTATACAGGGCTTTCGGGTGGGAGGATACGATGCCGAGATTCGCTCATTTGCCTTTGCTGCTGAAACCGGACGGGAAAGGAAAACTGAGTAAGCGCGACGGAGACCGTCTGGGATTTCCTGTTTTTCCTCTGGAGTGGCACGATCCTAAGACGGGAGAAGTTTCTTCCGGATATCGCGAGTCGGGATATTTGCCCGAAGCTGTCGTAAATTTCCTGGCACTGCTGGGCTGGAATCCCGGGAATGACCAGGAGATCATGTCGATGGATGAGCTCGTCCGGCTTTTCTCTTTGGAGAAATGCAGTAAAAGCGGTGCAAAGTTTGATTATGAAAAAGGAAAATGGTTTAATCATAAATATATACAGTTAAAAAGCGACGAGGAATTGGCGGATTTGTTCTTGCCCCTTCTTGCCGAAAAAGGGATCACGGCCGATAAATCGGTTGTTGCCCGTATTATTTCTCTGGTTAAAGGCCGGGTAAGTTTCGTAAAAGAATTATGGGACCAGACAGCGTTTTTCTTCATAGCTCCCGATACCTATGAGGAGAAGTCGGTAAAGAAGCGCTGGAAAGAGGAAACTCCTGCGCAAATGACGGAACTTATAGATATTCTGGAATCTCTTCCCGACTTTACTTCAGCTCCTGCAGAAAAAGAAGTATTAACCTGGATAGAAGGGAAAGGTTATCATCTGGGAAATGTAATGAATGCTTTCCGCTTGGCTGTAGTGGGGGAATGTAAAGGTCCGCATATGTTCGATATAACGGAGATCATGGGTAAAGATGAAACAATCTCCCGTATCAGAAAGGCAATAGAACGGCTGTCATGA
- the ispF gene encoding 2-C-methyl-D-erythritol 2,4-cyclodiphosphate synthase has product MKIRVGFGFDVHKLVPGRELWLGGIRIEHTSGLQGHSDADVLIHALCDALLGAANLRDIGYHFPDTSDKYENIDSKILLRETMVLVREKGYEFGNADMTVCAERPKLKAYIPRMQKILAECMQVDEEDISIKATTTEKLGYTGREEGMSAYAVVLLQKI; this is encoded by the coding sequence ATGAAGATACGGGTAGGATTCGGATTTGACGTACACAAGCTGGTTCCGGGGCGCGAACTCTGGCTGGGAGGTATCCGGATAGAACATACCTCAGGCCTGCAGGGACATTCCGATGCCGACGTACTTATTCATGCTTTATGCGACGCTTTGCTGGGAGCTGCTAATCTGAGAGATATAGGGTATCACTTCCCCGATACATCCGACAAATATGAGAATATTGACAGTAAGATACTTTTACGTGAAACGATGGTTTTGGTGCGGGAGAAAGGATATGAGTTCGGAAATGCCGATATGACCGTTTGTGCCGAACGTCCTAAATTAAAGGCATATATTCCCCGGATGCAGAAAATACTGGCAGAGTGTATGCAGGTAGATGAAGAAGATATCTCTATAAAAGCGACGACAACAGAGAAACTGGGTTATACGGGACGTGAGGAAGGCATGTCGGCCTATGCCGTCGTCTTGTTGCAGAAAATATAA
- the mnmA gene encoding tRNA 2-thiouridine(34) synthase MnmA: MREMNKRVLVGMSGGIDSSAVCMLLKEQGCDVIGLTMRMWDIPSHFSFTGQEEPNHVLEARELASRLGIEHYTLDVRSEFRAGVVQEFIGEYLRGRTPNPCVMCNLHFKWHYLLDEADRLGCSRVATGHYARIDCENGIYMLKRGLDEKKDQSYFLWKLGQRELSRTLFPLGNWTKEEIKQYVLDRGYKEKVEKKESMEVCFIEKDYRDFLRTMLPDLQERVEGGFFVDHIGRKLGRHKGFPFYTIGQRKGLEIALGEPAYVTRINPVKNTIRLGNKKDLLASEMLLEDVLIHDKSLLSSAEELSVRIRYRSPAIAAVASPAEGDKWIVSFLEDASAVTPGQSAVFYKGDKVAGGGIIADQKFLKKYHKDTI; this comes from the coding sequence ATGCGGGAAATGAATAAACGTGTGTTGGTTGGTATGAGCGGTGGTATAGACAGTTCGGCTGTGTGTATGCTCTTGAAGGAGCAGGGTTGTGACGTAATAGGGCTTACCATGCGTATGTGGGATATCCCTTCTCATTTTTCTTTTACCGGCCAGGAAGAGCCTAATCATGTTCTTGAGGCACGTGAATTAGCTTCCCGTCTCGGGATAGAACATTATACGCTGGATGTGCGTTCGGAATTTCGTGCCGGTGTCGTGCAGGAGTTTATCGGTGAATATCTTCGTGGACGTACTCCCAATCCTTGTGTAATGTGTAATCTTCATTTCAAATGGCATTATTTATTGGATGAGGCAGATCGTCTCGGGTGTTCCCGGGTCGCTACCGGCCATTACGCCCGGATTGATTGCGAGAACGGTATTTATATGCTTAAGAGAGGTCTGGATGAAAAAAAAGACCAGTCTTATTTCTTGTGGAAACTGGGACAGCGCGAATTGTCCCGTACTCTGTTTCCTTTAGGGAACTGGACAAAAGAAGAGATCAAACAGTATGTATTGGACCGGGGATATAAGGAAAAGGTCGAGAAAAAAGAGAGTATGGAGGTCTGCTTTATCGAAAAGGATTATCGTGATTTTCTGCGAACAATGCTTCCTGATTTGCAGGAAAGGGTAGAAGGCGGATTTTTTGTAGATCACATAGGACGTAAACTGGGCCGGCATAAAGGTTTTCCTTTCTATACGATAGGTCAGCGTAAAGGATTAGAGATAGCTTTAGGAGAACCGGCTTATGTAACCCGTATCAATCCTGTAAAAAACACTATACGGCTGGGAAATAAAAAGGATCTGCTTGCATCGGAAATGTTGCTTGAAGATGTTCTGATTCACGACAAAAGTTTACTGAGTTCTGCAGAAGAACTGTCGGTACGCATTCGTTACAGGAGTCCGGCGATTGCTGCTGTAGCCAGTCCGGCAGAAGGAGATAAGTGGATCGTTTCTTTCTTAGAAGATGCTTCGGCGGTAACTCCGGGACAATCGGCTGTTTTTTATAAAGGAGATAAAGTTGCCGGCGGTGGAATTATTGCCGATCAGAAGTTTTTGAAGAAATATCATAAAGATACAATATGA
- the xseA gene encoding exodeoxyribonuclease VII large subunit, with the protein MTGKMYSLLELNSLVRSVLADSLPERYWVHAELSEVHVNYSGHCYVEFVEKDSRSDQIIAKARGIIWAPVFRLIKEAFEQETGQGIMPGLKVLVQVSVVFHELYGYSLTVHDIDPVYTLGDVARRRREVLRSLEEDGVADMNKELKWVPLPQRIAVISSPTAAGYGDFMNQLHHNKYGYRFYTVLFPAVMQGTQTEESVIDALNRIHRHLELFDGVVIIRGGGATSDLSSFDSYLLASNVAQFPLPVITGIGHERDDTVIDCISNVRVKTPTAAAEWLINQVDETARYLNELQISCLKGINDTLSREKAFLQKTASAMPVLVERRINGEKNRLVLLYREIPEKMQVLLRNEKYRLERSGENIRNAVKFRIEKEKNRLDMMRNVIDLISPESVLRRGYSLTLKDGKVINSVKDVLPGDKLETWLADGRIESNVEKIKKDKR; encoded by the coding sequence ATGACCGGTAAAATGTATTCTTTATTAGAGCTTAACAGCTTGGTGCGCAGTGTCTTGGCGGATTCTTTGCCGGAACGTTATTGGGTACATGCGGAATTGAGCGAAGTTCATGTCAATTATTCGGGGCATTGTTATGTGGAATTCGTAGAAAAGGATAGCCGCTCGGACCAGATTATTGCGAAAGCCAGGGGAATTATATGGGCTCCCGTTTTCCGGCTCATAAAGGAGGCTTTTGAACAGGAGACAGGTCAGGGTATTATGCCCGGATTGAAAGTTTTGGTGCAGGTGAGTGTCGTGTTTCATGAATTATACGGATATTCTCTTACTGTGCATGATATTGATCCTGTATATACTTTGGGTGATGTCGCCCGTCGCAGAAGAGAAGTCCTTCGTTCTTTGGAAGAAGATGGAGTGGCGGATATGAATAAAGAGCTGAAATGGGTGCCGCTTCCTCAGCGTATTGCGGTTATTTCGTCACCTACAGCCGCAGGGTACGGCGATTTTATGAATCAGTTACATCATAATAAATACGGTTATCGGTTCTATACGGTTTTATTCCCGGCCGTGATGCAGGGCACTCAGACCGAAGAATCGGTCATCGATGCATTGAACCGGATACACCGTCATTTGGAATTGTTCGACGGGGTAGTCATTATCCGGGGGGGAGGCGCTACTTCCGATCTGAGCAGTTTCGACAGTTACCTGTTAGCTTCTAATGTCGCTCAGTTCCCTCTTCCGGTTATAACGGGAATAGGTCATGAAAGAGACGATACCGTGATAGATTGTATATCGAATGTGCGAGTGAAAACTCCTACCGCCGCTGCAGAATGGCTGATAAACCAGGTGGACGAAACCGCAAGATATTTGAATGAATTGCAAATCTCCTGTCTGAAAGGAATCAATGATACGTTATCCCGGGAAAAGGCGTTCTTACAAAAAACGGCTTCAGCCATGCCTGTGCTTGTAGAACGCCGGATAAACGGAGAAAAGAACCGGTTAGTTTTGTTATACCGTGAAATACCGGAAAAGATGCAAGTTCTGTTGCGAAATGAAAAATACAGGCTGGAGCGGTCGGGCGAAAATATCAGGAACGCTGTAAAGTTCCGTATCGAAAAAGAGAAAAACCGGTTGGATATGATGCGGAACGTGATTGACCTGATTTCACCCGAATCGGTACTACGGCGAGGGTATAGCCTTACGTTGAAAGATGGCAAGGTAATAAACTCGGTAAAAGATGTATTGCCCGGTGATAAACTCGAAACCTGGCTGGCCGATGGCAGAATAGAATCTAATGTAGAAAAAATAAAAAAAGATAAGCGATGA
- a CDS encoding 3-deoxy-D-manno-octulosonic acid transferase — MRLLYNFGIYCYKQAVSLVAARNPKARKLSDGQKNIFAYLEKNVDLQGGYLWIHASSLGEFEQGRPMIEAVKKAYPEKKILITFFSPSGYEVRKDYRGADLICYLPFDLPGNVERFLDLVKPSQAIFIKYEFWANYLNALKRRGVPTYIISAIFRPSQIFFRPYGGYFRRILRNFTHLYVQDEASRTLLSGIGVNAVSVVGDTRFDRVMDIRLQAKKLPVVEAFVKGCDKVLVAGSSWPKDEDIFIDYFNRHPEMKLILAPHEIHEAHLHSIRTKLKRPYVLYSQATEQSAVNADCLIIDCFGLLSSMYPYGRMAYVGGGFGAGIHNIAEAAVYGVPVIFGPNYHRFKEARDLISLRGGFTVSEPQTFKRLMDKFLLDSAYLKSSGDIAVRYIESHAGATKKILAHLFDIK; from the coding sequence ATGAGACTATTATATAATTTTGGTATTTATTGTTACAAACAAGCTGTTTCATTAGTAGCAGCGCGTAATCCCAAAGCCCGTAAATTATCCGACGGGCAGAAAAACATTTTTGCTTATCTGGAAAAAAATGTCGATCTTCAGGGAGGATACTTGTGGATACACGCATCTTCTTTGGGGGAATTCGAACAGGGACGTCCGATGATCGAAGCGGTGAAGAAAGCCTATCCCGAAAAAAAAATACTGATTACATTTTTTTCCCCTTCGGGTTATGAAGTAAGGAAAGATTATCGAGGAGCCGACCTTATTTGTTATCTGCCTTTTGACCTGCCCGGGAATGTGGAACGTTTCCTCGATCTGGTAAAACCTTCCCAGGCTATCTTTATCAAATATGAATTCTGGGCGAATTATCTCAATGCGCTTAAGAGACGGGGTGTCCCCACATATATAATCTCTGCGATATTCCGTCCTTCCCAGATATTCTTTCGTCCTTACGGAGGATATTTCCGCCGGATATTGCGGAATTTTACACATCTTTATGTTCAGGACGAAGCATCCCGTACGCTGCTTTCGGGTATAGGTGTGAATGCTGTGTCGGTAGTCGGGGATACCCGGTTCGACCGGGTAATGGATATCCGTTTGCAGGCAAAGAAACTTCCTGTAGTGGAGGCTTTTGTGAAAGGGTGTGATAAAGTTCTGGTGGCCGGTAGTTCATGGCCTAAGGACGAGGATATATTTATCGATTATTTCAACCGCCATCCCGAAATGAAGTTGATATTGGCTCCTCACGAGATACATGAAGCTCATCTTCATTCCATCCGGACCAAGCTTAAACGCCCATACGTTCTTTATAGTCAGGCGACCGAACAGAGTGCAGTAAATGCCGATTGTCTTATTATCGATTGTTTCGGGTTGTTATCGTCGATGTATCCTTACGGCCGGATGGCTTATGTAGGGGGAGGATTCGGTGCCGGAATACATAATATCGCGGAGGCTGCGGTTTATGGAGTTCCTGTTATTTTCGGCCCTAATTATCACCGCTTTAAGGAAGCCCGGGATCTTATTTCCCTGCGCGGAGGCTTTACGGTTTCGGAACCTCAGACTTTTAAACGGCTGATGGATAAATTTTTACTGGATAGTGCTTACCTGAAATCGTCCGGGGATATTGCCGTGCGTTATATAGAATCTCATGCAGGTGCTACGAAAAAGATACTGGCACATTTGTTCGATATAAAATAA
- the xseB gene encoding exodeoxyribonuclease VII small subunit translates to MKKDDKPTYAKAIAELEQIVSRLQNNECEIDELKAYTTRSLELLRYCKSRLYETDEELKKMLEELEE, encoded by the coding sequence ATGAAAAAGGACGATAAACCTACTTACGCCAAGGCGATAGCCGAACTGGAGCAGATTGTTTCGCGGTTACAGAACAACGAATGTGAAATAGACGAGCTGAAAGCTTATACGACACGTTCGCTCGAATTGCTTCGTTATTGTAAATCCAGATTATATGAGACCGATGAGGAACTCAAAAAGATGTTGGAAGAGTTGGAAGAATAG
- a CDS encoding anthranilate synthase component I family protein yields the protein MKKYKLNTLIKTIPADLQTPVGIYLKVRDMYPESVLLESSDYHTTQNSYSFIGVEPVARFEVSEGKISYTYPDGTAATEFITENYGVVESLKNYTESYEVGKNEMGINGLFGYTAYDAVRYFESVTIRSREERFREIPDMLYMLFRFIIVVNHYKNELTVIENSSPGETSRIGELEGVMRNNNVAVYTFGAENDVESPITDAEYMNMVKEGIRHTCLGDVFQVVLSRRFSRGFHGDDFNVYRALRCINPSPYLFYFDFGSFRIFGSSPETHLRVKGGKAYIDPIAGTFKRTGNDSRDSELARKLLEDEKENAEHIMLVDLARNDLSRGAGQVKIEFLRQIQYYSHVIHMVSRVGAAVSDETDIIRLFADTFPAGTLSGAPKVRAMKIIDTLEPHSRVTYGGCIGYMGFDRTLNQAITIRSFLSYGNRLYSQAGAGIVAHSDPEGELQELNNKLGALMKAVEYAARF from the coding sequence ATGAAAAAATATAAGCTGAATACTTTAATTAAAACTATCCCGGCCGATTTACAGACGCCCGTCGGAATTTATCTTAAAGTAAGGGATATGTATCCCGAGTCGGTGCTGCTCGAAAGTTCCGATTATCATACCACACAGAATAGTTATTCTTTTATAGGAGTGGAACCTGTTGCCCGTTTTGAAGTGTCCGAGGGAAAGATATCTTATACTTATCCCGACGGTACGGCTGCTACGGAGTTTATAACGGAGAATTACGGTGTGGTGGAAAGTCTGAAGAATTATACAGAAAGTTATGAGGTGGGAAAAAATGAAATGGGAATCAACGGTCTTTTCGGATATACCGCTTATGATGCCGTACGTTATTTCGAGAGTGTGACGATCCGCTCCCGGGAAGAAAGGTTCCGGGAAATTCCGGACATGCTCTATATGCTGTTCCGGTTTATTATTGTGGTGAATCATTATAAAAATGAATTGACTGTCATAGAGAATTCGTCACCGGGGGAAACCTCCCGTATCGGAGAGCTGGAAGGGGTTATGCGGAATAATAATGTGGCGGTCTATACATTCGGGGCGGAAAATGATGTGGAGTCTCCTATAACCGATGCAGAATATATGAACATGGTAAAAGAAGGAATCCGGCATACTTGCCTGGGAGATGTTTTTCAGGTGGTACTTTCCCGGCGTTTCAGCCGGGGCTTTCATGGAGACGATTTCAATGTGTACAGGGCTTTGCGTTGTATCAATCCTTCTCCTTACCTCTTTTATTTCGATTTCGGAAGTTTCAGGATATTCGGTTCTTCTCCCGAGACTCATTTAAGGGTAAAAGGAGGGAAAGCATATATAGACCCGATAGCGGGTACATTCAAGCGTACCGGGAACGACAGCCGGGATTCTGAACTTGCCCGGAAATTATTGGAGGATGAAAAAGAAAATGCCGAACATATTATGCTCGTAGACCTTGCCCGTAACGATCTGAGCCGGGGAGCCGGACAAGTGAAGATCGAATTCCTGAGGCAGATACAGTATTATTCTCATGTTATACACATGGTTTCCCGTGTCGGTGCTGCGGTTAGCGATGAAACGGATATTATCCGGTTGTTCGCCGATACTTTCCCGGCGGGAACGCTGAGCGGAGCTCCTAAGGTAAGGGCCATGAAAATTATCGATACGCTGGAACCCCATAGCCGGGTTACTTACGGCGGATGTATCGGTTATATGGGTTTTGACCGTACATTGAATCAGGCTATAACCATCCGCAGTTTTTTGAGTTACGGAAACCGGCTGTACTCCCAGGCAGGAGCAGGGATTGTGGCTCACTCCGATCCGGAGGGAGAATTACAGGAGTTGAATAATAAACTGGGTGCATTGATGAAGGCTGTGGAATATGCCGCCCGGTTTTAA
- the trpB gene encoding tryptophan synthase subunit beta, translated as MKDFNVNEDGLYGRFGGAYVPEILYAQVEMLRNEYLKVMNEDSFRAEYRNLLRDYVGRPSPLYPARRLSERYGTKIYLKREDLNHTGAHKINNTIGQILLARQMGKSRIIAETGAGQHGVATATVCALMNMECIVYMGAVDIERQRPNVEKMEMLGARVIPVYSGNKTLKDATNEAIRDWCCHPSDTYYIIGSTVGPHPYPDMVARFQSVISEEIKYQLKEKEGRENPDYVIACVGGGSNAAGAFFHFLHTPAVKLIVAEAAGEGLETDRSAATIHLGREGIIHGARTLVMQTPDGQITEPYSISAGLDYPGIGPMHAFLAEEGRSEVLAVTDDEALSAAFRLTRLEGIIPALESAHALAVLERKKFAPDDIVVVNLSGRGDKDMQTYMREKERMSNV; from the coding sequence ATGAAAGACTTTAATGTAAATGAAGATGGGTTGTATGGCCGGTTCGGCGGCGCTTATGTTCCGGAAATATTATATGCTCAGGTGGAAATGCTTCGCAATGAGTATTTGAAGGTGATGAATGAAGATTCTTTCCGGGCGGAATACCGGAATTTATTGCGGGATTATGTGGGACGTCCCAGTCCTCTTTATCCGGCGCGTCGTCTGAGCGAACGCTATGGAACAAAAATATATTTGAAACGGGAAGACCTGAATCATACGGGAGCCCATAAAATTAATAATACGATAGGTCAGATATTGCTGGCCCGCCAGATGGGCAAGAGCAGGATCATTGCGGAAACAGGAGCCGGGCAGCACGGAGTCGCTACTGCTACCGTATGTGCTTTGATGAATATGGAATGTATCGTGTATATGGGTGCCGTAGATATAGAGCGCCAACGTCCGAATGTAGAAAAGATGGAAATGCTGGGAGCCAGGGTGATTCCGGTGTATAGCGGAAATAAGACATTGAAAGATGCTACGAATGAGGCTATACGCGACTGGTGCTGCCATCCTTCGGACACTTATTATATAATAGGTTCTACGGTGGGTCCTCATCCTTATCCCGATATGGTCGCCCGTTTTCAGTCGGTGATAAGTGAAGAGATAAAATACCAGTTAAAGGAGAAAGAGGGCCGGGAGAATCCCGATTATGTAATTGCTTGCGTGGGTGGAGGAAGTAATGCGGCCGGAGCTTTCTTCCATTTTCTGCATACGCCTGCGGTAAAGCTGATTGTCGCAGAAGCTGCAGGTGAAGGATTGGAGACGGACCGGTCTGCGGCAACTATCCATTTGGGGCGGGAAGGCATTATACATGGTGCCCGTACGCTCGTTATGCAGACTCCGGACGGACAAATTACGGAACCCTATTCTATTTCGGCCGGTTTGGATTATCCCGGAATAGGTCCCATGCATGCATTCCTAGCGGAGGAGGGGCGTTCGGAAGTATTGGCTGTTACAGATGACGAAGCCTTGAGTGCGGCGTTTCGCCTGACCCGTCTGGAGGGTATTATTCCTGCTTTGGAATCGGCTCATGCACTGGCTGTCCTGGAACGGAAAAAATTTGCTCCCGACGATATTGTGGTAGTCAATCTTTCAGGACGCGGAGATAAGGATATGCAGACGTATATGCGGGAAAAGGAACGGATGTCAAATGTTTGA